The genomic DNA ATCTCCATGGGTGCGGCAGATGGAGAAGAAGGGTGTGGTGAGCAATGGTTCCAGCCACGGTGGAACCGGCATTGCCTCTTGTTTTGAACCCTTAAATGGAATTCAGGGAGAGAGTCAGGCACTGTTTGGTATCTGAGAAAGGTTTAAGGGGAatgcaattaaagaaaaatgcaacGGAATGAGTTGCTTTCTTGCAAgcatatttgtttttctatagaGGGAAAGAGAAATGAATTTGGACAGACAAATGTTCTACATTACCATAAAGATTGCTGCTGAATATGAAGAAATGGGTACTGAAAATAATGTGATTGTTTCCAGGAATTCCGTTAGATTCTTCTGCTGCTGCTGATGATGGAGAATTTGCCGAGAACAACGAGAGAACCAGAGAGGCTTAGACGACTTGCGACTTAGAAATTCAACAACCTAGACTAAAGGACAAGTCTCATAAACAAATCAGCTAAACTCTCCCCCCACCTACGGCTTCGATCAAGCGTGGTGGCTCAAGTTCTTTCTCCACCCTTGGATTTAGGTGGGTTTGGCGCTTACGCCACTTTGGATCTTCTTTGCGTCTCTACGTAGGCACAGGGTCGGCCACCAGGCTACGTATGGGCGCAAAAAAGCTGTTCATAAAAACGACACCTCCCCATCTTCTGCCACGTGTCCATAGCCTCTTACGTGGCCTTAGTTAGGTGGTCTGTTCACAGAGGGGGCCCGATAATGACGTGTGACGTGAAATGGATGACGTGGAAGTAGAAAAGCCAATGACGGGCGCTCCACGGCGCAATTTCCCATCGTGTGCTCGCCCGCATCTGAGTCCCGCCCAAcacatttaaaattatattgctTTCCATTTTGGACATGTTGCCATCCATTTTTCAATTACAAAGCGTTTCAATTCAAATTGAAAGGTCCTTGTGGccttattatattattaatgaattttttctaTCTTCTGAAAATTCCATTTCTTAAAATAGgttaataaaagagaaaattccTAATAAATACACGACCATTCTCCTCAATCATGTCGGActagaaacaaattttaatgGTCGAGATTTTCTTCAGACAGCATCTTTTTATTTGTGTTAGCCTGCTAGGCGGTGTGCCATGTGGGAGAGGTACAACAATTTTAAGGAGATAATCATGTACATTAATTAACAGAAATCAGATATTAAAATGTACATTAATAAAATCCTGCCGGCGGCACAGTGTTCAGGTGGGTTACAGCACTGCAAAGGACTGCTCATATGGAATGGAACATTTCAAGATGACAAATCAAATGAAGATTCTAAAAAATATGCATGACCATTACTACCATCAATTAGAATTCATGGGCATCTTGTTTTCAATTTGTACGGTTAAAAAAGTTTGATGCTGATAAGACTTACTCACTCACATGCCTCTCCTTTCCTTCTATAAGGCCTCTGCGGTGGGGGGTGGGAGTATTAACCACTTGAAATCCACCCCTTATTCAGTAGATTCcaagagaataattttcaatgtCAAACATATCACATCTTGCTGCAACGCCTAATGTCAACAGAAAAACATAAACCTAGTGAACATCAAATACCCTggtgtcaataaaaaaaacgGCATCCAAGCCATGTGTTTATTACTCATACATCCCATCAAGTTAGTTATTAGTGAACTCTTGGGTTCTGTTCATATATTCCTATGCATAAGGGGGTTAACTTTATAGGAGTATTGTTTCTAAAGAAAGGCCTACTTTTTAAACAACCTGTAGAGCATCACTTTGGAGAGAGATGAGGAAGAAATGAGCTAAATCAAGGGTTTGTTTGTGGCGCTCCACAAAAAGCATTTCTTTTCCGTGATGGAAGGAAAAGGAGAAGGAAAGTTTGGCATGGGGATTGATGTGAATGGAGCGGTAGCTTTTTATGCCGTGATAAAAAGAAGGAGATTTTAGAATAACATTTCGAAGACTTGTTAATAAGGGATGCTTTGCTTCATGTGCTTAATTCGAGGGTTTTGGATGCAATGTGTACGCTATCATAACATTTtagacttcattttttaatttaaaaggaaCTGTAGATTAAATGGGAGTATACATCAAGGTTTCTGAGATGGGGGATCCTCGATGGGTTGCAGTGGTTTCCACAGAGTAGGTGGGGATGAAAGAGGCTTGAGGGACTTTTATGTATGAAACAATAAGAGCAAGGCTGGCAACACCCGCCTTTCATTAGCTGTAAATCCCCTAGAAAATGCGTTAGCTTTAGGGGATATAATCATAAAGTTCATGTTGGCTAATGATATAATCTCAAAAGCATATAATTCACATGGGTTGCCATATGGTACTTTTTGAAGTACCAGCTCAACAGCTtttgattataaaatatgaagaggcAGCAACACAGATAGCTGACCTGGGAACCACCATTCATGCATACAGGCTTTGATTTGCTGATGTTGACACCAAAATTGCCACTACCATGCTTAGTCACTTGGTAATAAGCGTCCTGTTGACTTGATCAAAATGTTAATATTCTCGGATTAGGCAGGCTTTTTGGAGGATGAGAAATAATTGGGGATGCCATGATAGACCTAGCCCTTGGGCTCATGTTGTGCCCTCGACTCCCTGAGACCCCACCCAGAAGAAGGGCCGTGGAATGATCCTAGTAATTGAAGTGAAAGCAGAAGGCCAGCAGAAAGCCAGAGATGCCCTTTGAGAAGATGTTGAGTTGAGAGGGCGGGTAGTGatgttgttttatttatgacccagGAGAGGGGAATTGTCCTAATCACACCTCCAAAGGTCATCGTGCTAACCACCACAGCTTGTGTGAGATaagagtgaaaaataaaaaataaaaaatgggggGCACTTGTCGTAAAGGACCGTATTTCTTCCATAAAAGCAGGCTTTTAACTTACTTCTCTTGTTCGTTTGCATTCTCCCCTTTGTGTATCTTGTAAAAGACATGCGGAGGTGGAGCTATTGGCCTGTGGATAAGTAAACTGGCTTTCTGAACACACAGGAAAAGCTAGCACAAGGTCAGGAGGGGGGTTGGACCACCATCTGGTCCAAGTCCAACAACTTTATACATTCACCAGCCAATTTATTAATGGGCCTCGAAGCTAGATGCCTATTTAAATTTGTGGCACAATGCATTCCAATTATTGGTACTTTATTCGGAATTTGTGCTCTATTTTTATActtgttttatttgttgaaGCGGAAAACAAATAGAGTCAGCCACGGGAATGGAAATGGGCAACTGCGCTGAAATCAGGCATCCGTTTCCCCCATCTCCTCGGCTTTGTTAGTGTCTATAAGATTACTTTATCTACGCAATAGAACAACAGGAGATCGGAAATAGAAATCCTATTTCTCATTTATGATTTCCACAATTGCCAACTtgatatatttctattttagaaACGTAAAGTTATCATTCTTTTCCTCAATCTTGATgccaaagtaattttttatttatttaatttcaaattttaaaaatgttagaattttttaattatcttttatccGACAATTACTTGTACTTCTCATACTACAAAAGTTTCACGCTTTCCAATTATAGCGTGATTTATATGATATCtaataattctattaaaaaataatcaaatgggGAGGTAAATCTATCATTATATTTATACTATACATGCACATTTGTACTATATTATAATTACTacaaatttatcatattattattttgatagtCGTCGGTGTATGGTGCATCAAGAttacaaatcaagaaaatgagATTGATGAATCATTTGCAACTTATAACTTAAAGGTTTATTTAGTTGCTGttttcaagaattattttttgtttttgagaacgaaaaatattaaaatcatgttTGGGGATGGGGTGTTGTTTGTGTTTTATGTTTTGTGTTTCCTGTGTTCTCAAAAGgtcactatttttaaaataataaaaaaatatttttattattttttcacaaagaaCTTACAATACATTcaacttatatttgatttttagaaaaatttgaagtaaaatGTGAAGGATggaaataaagggaaaaaaaatagagagaaaaaaaaaattaaaagttaacaattatatatatttaattatatttaattttgttagatATGTTTCATTGGACGgctaaatataagaaattcattcttaacatttttttttcttaatgctttttaagaactaaacataacctaaaagatAATATTCgataatgaaaaaatgaaacaaacataTACATGACTTATTTAAAATCACTaagaaatttcaataaaaaaatttaaaatttaaaaactagaaactcaaatttataaaatataaatttcaaacgactatctaaaaataataattatttcatacattttttggTTAAAAGTATTTAAGTATATGAATATTACCTTTAACCATCATAGGTATTATGTTTACCTGatgaatatatgaaatttgaattatttttagagagttcctattttataattgtttttatacgAGTGTGtggagatataatttttttcaaataatttatttaaaaatattgaaaatatcaaaatattatttttgaacaGTGTGGTTTCTGGGTTCTCGGTTGGGTGTTGATATTGGGTTTCACATACCACTAAATGGGCTGACTAGGCCCAActtaatatctttttattacattttgttGGGCCTACAGCCCAGtactaaatattatataaaataagtagATTGTTAATACAAGCACTaacaaaatgatttaatttatagcattaagaaaatattttatgcaTAACAAGTGTGTAAcgtttaaaaggtttttatttatttatttttatttaaaagggcattttggtcatataaaaaatggaacTGGTATagtacaaataaatattatacagTATTATTAGAcatacaaattatattatagAACAAATATacgaaattattttatatacacataaaaattaaatattatattaaatggTGTCATGTAGCAATATTATCTTAAATTATGAGTGCATATATGCATATATGATTAAGAAttcatatatatgcatatatatgtatatataaacaTAGATTGCTCATATTGTGCATCTGGGTCCAATCACCCCATATGGCTACATCAGGGTATGCATTTGGGTATTGTCCTCCTCTACTCTATTATCACACCTAAAAAATGTCTAATTGTCACATAGCTAGATTGCGTTCGGATGATGAAGAGAAAGCACACCACTTTAATGTCCTACTTCCAAACTAGAAAAGCCAAAAGTTTCTAACTACCATTAGAGAATTGTTTGTGATCATGTGGAATAATAGAGTCGATGCACGCATGGTCAAGGACGTATCCCATCAACGACAAACATTCCTAATCAGTCAGTCGCTTAACACAAGCCTTAGCAATAAATGTCAAGCTAACTGTGGCATCCAAGGCGCCGCCCGCGTGATAGTAGAGCTATTTGCCCAATTGCCAAAAGGTTCCTTTCATGGGGGAGGGAATTGACTCTTATTGTAGTGATGGAAGTTACAATGAAAATATCTTAATGCAAAAACACTAAGGTAAAACCACTCATCCACAAAAATGCATGAGGTATTAATGTGGTTTAGCTAACTACACTTATATCCACGAATGAGAGAAATCATTCCACTATACATATATAAAGAATGTTATAAATGATACAAACTAGATACAACTATTTGGCCATGAAACATCTCATTccaacttttcatttttatgccTTGAACCAGGAGTTCTCCCGCTCAATTGGGTGTCGCTTACTCttccttatatttttatctataacGTCTAATTTTCACAAACTCATATCCATTTTATAACCTTTTATCCTCATGATGTaaactatttataaaattttttcattattctataagaaaatctaattttacagtgacatatgaatatataatatattttaaatggtattccttaaatgaatttatactaattacaaatttaaaacaCTTTCTAACAATCCTTCAatcaaattccattaatttcgtctttctctttcttgataTAGAAAACTTATCTAAACCAAATCTTTACACTACATCATAACTTTCTTGTGTGTCATGCTCTCTTCTTATTCCATGGTTCCTTTGTGCACCAAGGTCCTATCATACACCATGATCCCCTTGTATGctacaatttaaattattaaggcGCTTTATAATTTTTACCTTTCAAGATGTAATAAATCTATAAGAGAAATTATAGTCATTATGGACAATGAAAACATGTTTCTTGTATCATATTTTGATTATAGAACAATTAACTCTACTTTTAATTAATATTCCTTTTGTAATCTTCTtctatattatgttttttttatctcttttagaAATCTTTAACCATGGCTCTGAAACTAGTTTGTTGTGCTAACAGAAGCTTCAATGcaaatattttaatgtaaaaacataaagataaaattatccATACACAAACGTCCACGGAATTTTACCATAATGTAATTAATCATTCTTACATCCATATATGAAAGACAATTCCACTACTACACTACAGAGAATATTGCAAAGGATAGAAACTCAATACAAttgataagttttaaaatatctcatatttcCCCATTCCACCCTTCATCTCCCACTTTAGGCCATAGATCTATCCattcttctttttgtttggcCTCGTCTTGCCCCTCTTGAATAGGGTAATCAGAGTTCCAGTTACGCAAGTGTCCAGCAGCTGAAGCAGCCGATTGGAAAACAGGTCAGTCACCACTTCAAGGAGGAAGTATTGTTGGATCTGATCATCCGACGACCTAACTTTAGGGTTCTAGCACCAACATGTAGCATGGTAAATCCTGCACCAAAAGTACAATTACgttattttttttgtcctttaaAAGAGTTTACAACACTTCCAGTTACAAGTTTGTTGAAGCTTTGGCAGCTGGGGTGTGGGATCATGGCTTTATACTTATATGCCCGGTGTGAGCTGCGTGATTTATTAGTCACttcaaaaaacattataaaacacaaaaaaaaaaaaggagtaggaatttctttcttctctttcataCGCGCCTTCACCTTTCTGGTAAGTCTGACTTCCACTCCTCATGTTCTCTTCCACATCGTCTGAAGTTGAACCCATTCATACCATAGGGCTTTGCACttgcaattttatttgaaagggAAGTGGATTTCTTGCAAGTTACAGAATTACCGATAAACTAAAGCAGCTTCTCCTGCAAGGGTTTTAGCTGTTCTCCTGAGTGGATTGTAGCTTCGTGATATCCTGGATCAAAATTGACATGTTAACGTGAGAAGATCCTCCGTCTTCCATGGCTCTTCTTGCTGACGCTGAAAGTTCTCTTGCCCTCTTTTTCCGCATTTCACCTTCTTCTCCTCCATCCATCAATGTCTCTACAGCCTTCTCCACTTCACATTTCTTCACCAAAACCCCAACTCTCTCTTCATCTCCCCATCTAACGGGGACCTCAACGCCCAAGCTAACTCCAATCCTCAAAACTTCGATAATAAGTTTCTCGTTCAAGAACTGCTCAGCAAATAACGGCCACGTTATCATTGGCACCCCAGAGCACACCCCTTCTACTGTTGAGTTCCAACCACAATGGGTTAAGAACCCTCCCATGGCTGGATGGGACAGAATCAAAACTTGAGGGGCCCAACCCTTGATCACAAGTCCTCTCCCTTTGATTCTATCTTCAAACCTCTCTTCCACTAGCCAATCCTCTAGCTCTGAAAATCTTTCTCCTGTCTTGATTACCCAAATAAACGGCTGTTTTGATGCTTCTAAACCCAGACCAAGTTCTATCAACTGCGCTGGAACCAAACGACATTGGCTACCAAGGCAGGCATAAACAACTGACCCTGGTTTCATTGAATCTAGCCATCCCAAGCACTGTTTCTCATCTATTGAAGCTTTGTTTCCTCTCTCAAACTTGTCCAAATTATGCTTGTTACTTAGAGAAACCGGTCCTATGctccaaacctttttctttATAGCCTTTTCATACTCCTCCACGCAGCCGTGCTCCAGCTCGTTGAAAGTATTCACCACCACTCCATATGCTGTTGATTCAGCTTCCCGCATCTGGTTCCGAATATCGTCCAGGTCTGGCAAGGTAACAAAAGCTCCTGGCAGCTGGGCTTTTTTTATCTCAATCTTCTGAGGCATCCCGGGCACCACAAATGGCTGGGAATCCGAAAGCACAGAACGGTGGGCATTGTGAAGCCAAATATTATGGGAGCTTAAAAGCGAGAAGCAGCACATCCCATGGAAAACAAGCCTCGGTATCCCAAACTTTCGAGCTGTGCCAGATGTCCAAGAAAGGCATTTATCCGAAATTATGCAGCTGGGAGGGGGCTTCTGTTGTTGCAAGTAGTGTTCCAATGGTTTCTGTAGCTTATCCATAGCACTATAGAAGTTCCTGATAAGGTCCCTTGAAGGTACAATGTCAAGATTCTCACACTCCGGAGGGAGCCCAACCTCTCGACACGGAAATGGGATTGGAACTAGCCGAATGTGAAGCCCGGCATCAGCGGCTCGGTGGATGGTGTTCTCGAATCTGGAGGCATTAAAAGGGGTGGTGATCAAGCTTACCACAACATCCCGCTCAGCCAATAGCCTTGCCATGTCTATCATGGGGATCATGTGGCCTTGTGCCAGTAACGGGACCAAAATGAAGTGAAGCCGGTTGGATGTTGATGCCATTGCAGTCCGTAAAACTAGTTTTCGCCAAAATGGAATATGCACTTTGTGTTTAGAATTTGAAGGTGGATGCAGCAATGCTTTGCTTTTGCTATCAATTTCTCTGCGTTAGCTTGACCTTTGACAGAGTCTCCTTTGTTTCTAGATCAACGACTTGACTCAAATTTGCTGTGCGATTGACAAGTCAATAGATATGCGTATTAGACTATAGAGGGGgatgaatttataaattatctGTCTA from Vitis riparia cultivar Riparia Gloire de Montpellier isolate 1030 chromosome 8, EGFV_Vit.rip_1.0, whole genome shotgun sequence includes the following:
- the LOC117920493 gene encoding UDP-glycosyltransferase 73D1-like, with product MASTSNRLHFILVPLLAQGHMIPMIDMARLLAERDVVVSLITTPFNASRFENTIHRAADAGLHIRLVPIPFPCREVGLPPECENLDIVPSRDLIRNFYSAMDKLQKPLEHYLQQQKPPPSCIISDKCLSWTSGTARKFGIPRLVFHGMCCFSLLSSHNIWLHNAHRSVLSDSQPFVVPGMPQKIEIKKAQLPGAFVTLPDLDDIRNQMREAESTAYGVVVNTFNELEHGCVEEYEKAIKKKVWSIGPVSLSNKHNLDKFERGNKASIDEKQCLGWLDSMKPGSVVYACLGSQCRLVPAQLIELGLGLEASKQPFIWVIKTGERFSELEDWLVEERFEDRIKGRGLVIKGWAPQVLILSHPAMGGFLTHCGWNSTVEGVCSGVPMITWPLFAEQFLNEKLIIEVLRIGVSLGVEVPVRWGDEERVGVLVKKCEVEKAVETLMDGGEEGEMRKKRARELSASARRAMEDGGSSHVNMSILIQDITKLQSTQENS